DNA sequence from the Gopherus evgoodei ecotype Sinaloan lineage chromosome 3, rGopEvg1_v1.p, whole genome shotgun sequence genome:
CCCAGCAGTACCAAAGTAACAGCTGCTCTGCCCCGGCCTCgcgccctgtggggggagagggcaggagctggtgtggggggagctcctgacctcacccagcagggggtgctgtgggggaggggggctcctgGCCTCATCCATAGGGGGcactatggggggggggggctccaggcctcacccagcagggggcgcggggggggggcagggcaggagctggcgggggggagctcccagcctcgcccagcagggggtgctgtgggggggggctccTGGCCTCATCCAatagggggcactggggggggggctccaggcctcacccagcagggggtgctgtggggggggggacaggcaAGAGCTGGCAGGGGAAGAGCTCCCGGCCTCCCCCAGTAGGGTGTGCtgtgaggaggggggcagggcaggagctgatGGGGCAGAGCTCCAGGCCtcacccagcagggggcgctggggggggcagggcaggagctggcggggggggagCTCATGGCCttgcccagcaggaggcgctgtgcgaagcgggtgggggcaggggtctgAGATGCTCCGCTGAGGTGGCCTGTGATTGCTTTGCCCGTCCTAGGCGGTGCGCAGAAGGGCCCCCGCAAGCGGAaggcccccagcccctctgaaaaGGGCGAGAGTGACACGAGGAGCGAGGCGGGCGAGGTGGCAGTGGAGACGCTGTGCAGCGTGCAGACAGACTTCAGTCCCGACGCGCTGCAGAAGGCCGTGCGTGTCAGCGCCGACCATTCGCTGCTGGCCACGGGTGGCGCCGACGGCTTCCTCCGAGTCTGGGAGGTAGGAGCTGCCCTGTGGGAGGTGATGTCAGCTGGGGTCCCTGCCCAAGATCGTTCAGGTCTCCCCCTGGGTGGGTGAGGCCAGTCAGTGCTCGACAGGGCCCCTAAcgcttcctgctgctgcctgtgaaTTGCAGTGGGTGACCCcaggctcttgtgttatgagaaggggtaaataacacttccctagtcaCTCGCTGCCCACCAGGCAGGATTCTCTGGATCTCTgtcgtatccccccttagtcgcctctttgcCAACCTGAACCGTGCCAGTctgtttaatctctcctcacacagcagccgttccagacccctcatcatttttgttgccacaTCTGCACGCAGCATTCCGGGTGTTagcgtaccagggatttatagaAAAGCAATATGATCGTTTTTTgttgtctatccctttcttaatgatgctaaacattctgttcactttgactgctgcacagtgagtggatggtctcggagaactatccacaatggctccaagatctttcttttttgtatgtataattgggtttatgttttccagtgtgcattactttgcacttatcaacatggaatttcatctgccattttgttgtgcagtcacccagttttgtgagatccttttgtagctcttcgcagtctgcctgggacttaactagctggagtagttttgtatcatctgcaaatgttgccacctcactgtttaccccattttccagatcatttacgaatatGTTGAGTAGGGCTGGTCCCAGAACCGACTCTTGGGGGACAGCACTAATTACCTCTCtgcattgtgaaaactgaccagttatgcctaccctttatttcccatcttttaaccagttactgacccatgagagaaccttccctcttatcccatgacagcttactctgcttaagagcctttggtgagggacctcgtcaaaggctttctgaaaatctaagttcattatatccactggatcccccttgttcacttgcttgttgaccccctccaaTAATTATAGTAGatcagtgaggcatgatttccctttacaaaaaccatgttgactcatCTCCAGCGTATTGTATTCATCCATGTGTCTAATAATTGTTTCTTTACCATAGTTTCAACcattttgcctggtactgaagttaggctcaccggcctgtaattgccaggatcacctctggaacctttttaaaaattggtgtcacgttagctgtcctccagtcatctggtacagaggctgattaaagtaatagtagttctgcaatttcacatttgggtTTCTTCGGAACTCTTGGGTGACAccacctggtcctggtgacttgttactgtgtAACTTATGGATTTGTGCccaaaccacctctaatgacacctcaatctgggatagttcctcagatctgtcacctaaaaagaaaatGGCTCAGATGGGGCAATCTCCCTCTGCAGTGAAGGCCAATGCAACGAATTCGTTGAGCTTCTCTGCAACTGCTGTGTCTTCCTTCAGTGCATCCTTAGCACGCCCAGCGGCCCCACTGACTGCTTTGGCAGCGGTCCTGCTGCTGATGTACTTAGCAAAatgttgctgttagtttttatGTCTTTTGGTAGTTGCTCTTAAAATTCTTTTTGGCCTGCCTGATtatacttcacttgccagagtttatccTTTGTTTTCCTCAATGGGATTTGACTTCCTATTTTTAAAGGCCGCCTTTCTGTCGCTAATCACCtctttactctgttgtttagccagggGAGCTggtttttggtcctcttactgatTTTTTTACTTGGGGTATCAtttttagtttgagcctctgttgtggtatttttaaatagtttccatgcagcttgcaggcatttcactcgtgactgttccttttaatttccgttTAGCTAATGTCCTAGCTTTGGTGTGGTTCCCCTTGttgaagttaaatgctgctgtggtgggtttctttggcatttcccCCCTGCGGTTACATTTAACATTATGGTCGCTATTATCAAGCAATTTGTCTACGTTCGTCTCTTGGACCAGACTCCGTGAGCCGCTTAGCTCTAAATCCAGACTTGCCTCTcaccttgtgggttccaggaccagctgccccAAGAAGCAGCCATTGATGGTGTCGAGAAACGttctctctgcatcccatcccgAGGCGATATGTGCCCAGTCAGTATGGGGATGGGTGAAATCCCCCCTTATTACTGGGTTTGTAGCCTCAGTAATCACCCTGAGCGTTTCACTGCCACTGCCCTCGTCAGGCGGTCAGCAGCAGGGACAACGGGGAGTGTCTCTTCTCCCACTCATAACGTGAGAACAAGGAGAGCTGAAAGATGCTAAAAGGGGGGCAGTTAAAGCCGGGAAAAGGAAACACTCTTTTGCCCAACGATTAATTAGCGTGTAGAACTCAGCGCTGCAGGAGGCCAGTGGGGCCCAGAGCTTAGCAAGATTCAGGCAGCATTGGCTGTTTTTCTGTGGGTCACAAGGCTGCCTGGTGTGGTTATAACGAACCCAGCTGCCCCACGGCTAAGCGGGTCTCTAGCTGGTAGAGACCAGGGGCAggcgacaccccccccccccccgcagcacctGGCCCTGGGCAGCTGGCTCCAGGCTGGCAATCCCGGCTCCTTGGGCCTTGGCCATAGCAATGTTAATGGCAGCCAGGCTGACCTGCGGGGAGAAGCTGGAGACTGGGAGCatggtgtgaggggaggggggtatTGGGCCCAGCTGGCGGCTGAGCCTGGCTCTCTCAGTTCCCCAGCTTGGGAGGTGCTGAGCCCGACCgactctctctctgttccccagCTGGGGGGCATTGGGGCGTGGCGCTGAGCCCAGCTCTCTCAGGTCCCCAGCtaggggggtgctgggggcactgAGCCTGGCTCTCTCAGTTCCCCAGCTTGGGGGACGCTGAGCCCGGCTCTCTCTCAGTTCCCCAGCTTGGGGGACGCTGAGCCCGgctctctctctgttccccagCTGGGAGGACACTGAGCCCAGCTGTCTCTGTTCCCCactgggggaggtgctgggggggcgcTGAGCCCGgctctctctctgttccccagctaggggggcactggggggtggCGCTCAGCCTGGCTCTCTCAGTTCCCCAGCTTGGGGGGGGCGCTGAGCCCGgctctctctctgttccccagCTTGGGGGGTGCTGAGCCCGgctctctctctgttccccagctggggggacactgggggggttgctgaccccatctctctctcagttccccagctggggGGGCGCTGAACCCATCTCTCTCTGTTCCCCAGCTCGGGGAGCACTGAGGGGGTTGCTGACCCCATCTCTtctctcagttccccagctggggggggtgctgagccagtctctctctctgttccccagCTGGGGGGGCACtgagcaagtctctctctctgttccccagctgggggggcactgggggggttgctgaccccatctctctctcagttccccagctgggggggtgctgagcaagtctctctctctgttccccgGCTGGGGGGTGCtgagcaagtctctctctctgtccccagctgggggggcactgggggagttgctgaccccatctctctctcagtTCCCCAGCATGAAGAAGGTGCTGGAGTTCAAAGCCCATGACGGGGAGATTGAGGACATTGCGCTGGGTCCCGAGAACAAGGTGAGCAGctgaccccagagcccagggtgcgcccccccggagcactcgctgcctgccccccacgCGCTAGGGGGGTTGTGTGGGGTGGGGGCCGGTGTCCCTGAGTGAAGGCTCCtatgggcgggggagggaggctcaggatGCTGGTGCTGGCCTGGGGAGGTGGCATGCAGTGAGGAGTGGCCACGGTGTCTTAGACAGAATGGAGGAGTTGCAGCCTGGTGCAGGCCAGAtggaatggggaaactgaggctgggtcTCCATCGCTCCTGAGGCTGGCTGGGGCCCCGGGCCTGGCTCTCATGGCTGCGTCCTGGCAGGTGGTGACAGCGGGCCGGGATTTCCAGTGCTGCGTGTGGCAGAGAGATCAGCTGGTGCTGCGGCTGCGCTGGGATGAGAACATGCCGGGCGTCCCTGACAAGACCTACCGCTACCAGGCCTGCAGGTAGGGCCCTGGCCAGGCCCAGACACGGGGTGAGGCCTGGCCAGATCGACAGGCGCCTGGTGTTTGGCTGGGCTCACGGGTGGGGCTCGGAGCCCCTGGCATGGGTAGGGACTGGGCTCAGGAGTgctgggggggccctgggctcCTGACATGGGTGGTGGCTGGGCTGACAGGTTCCCggtgtgggtgggggctgggctcaggggtgccgagggggccctgggctgggctgatGGGCTCCCGgcatgggtgggggctgggtttACGGGTGCTGGAGGGGCCCTGGGATCCTGacatgggtgggggctgggttcaggggtgccggggggccctgggctgggctgacGGGCTCCCGGTGGCAGGTTTGGGACAGTGCCGGACCAGGCGGAGGCACTACGACTCTACACGGTGCAGGTGCCCCACAAGCGCGGGCGCCGCCCCCCGCCCTGCTACCTCACCAAGTGGGACGGAAAAAgcttcctgcctctgctcaccCAGCCCTGCGGGGGCGAGGTCATCTCCTGCCTCTCCGTcaggtatgggggggggggggttggcccAGTTCTCGGGCAGTCTGGGCTGCGGGGGGTCAGGGTGAGGGCTGGGGAGAGGCGCTGGCCCAGTTCtcaggcaggctgggctgggggggggtgctgGCCCAGTTCTCAGGCAGactgggctgggtgggggtgcTGGCCCAGTTCTGGGGCGGGCTGAGCTGGGGGTTGTCAGGGCGAGGGCTGGGGGCGTAGCGCTGGCCCAGTTCTCGGGCAGTCTGGGCTGGTGGGGTcagggtgagggctgggggggtgctggCCCAGTTCTGGGgcgggctggggggtcagggtgagggctgggggcGTAGCGCTAGCCCAGTTCTcagtcaggctggggggggggagtcagggtgagggctggggggaggcacTGGCCCAGTTCTCGGGCAGGCTGGGCTCGGGGGTcagggtgagggctgggggcGGGTGCTGGCCCAGTTTtcgggcaggctgggctgggttgggcggtcagggtgagggctggggggaggcgcTGGCCCAGTTCtcgggcaggctgggctggggggtcaggatgagggctgggggggggcgctGGCCCAGTTCTcgggcgggctgggctgggggggtcagggtgagggctggggggggcgctgGCCCAGTTCTCgggcgggctgggctgggttttggggggtcagggtgagggctggggggaggcgcTGGCCCAGTTCTCGGGCCgtctgggctggggggtcagggtgagggctggggggaggcgcTGGCCCAGTTCTCGGgccggctgggctggggggtcagggtgagggctggggcgtAGTGCTGGCCCAGTTTtcaggcaggctgggctgggctggggggtcagggtgAGGGCTGGGGACGTAGTGCTGGCCCAGTTGtcgggcaggctgggctggggggtcaTGGTGAGGGCTGGGGGCGAGTGCTGGCCCAGTTCtagggcaggctgggctgggtggtCAGGGtgagggctgggttggggtgctGGCCCAGTTCTCgggcgggctgggctgggttttggggggtcagagtgagggctggggggaggcgcTGGCCCAGTTCTCGGgccggctgggctggggggtcagggtgagggctggggggaggcacTGGCCCAGTTCTtgggcgggctgggctggggggtcagggtgagggctggggggggcgctgGCCCAGTTCtcgggcaggctgggctgggggggggatcaGGGGGAGGGTCTGTGCTGTGCATCTGTCTGACCAGCTGTTTGGTGCCATCTGTCCCACCAGTGACTCGGGCACGTTTCTGGGGCTGGGCACTGTGACAGGCTCGGTTGCCATTCACGTCGCCTTCTCGCTGCAGGTAAGTGGCTGCCTGgtgcctggggggcagggctctctgttggggggtgggtggggggcatcTCCAGGGCCCCTGGGGGAGCTGGGCGTTGGCCTAGTTCCGGacgcccccccagcctcctgagctcctgcctggggctgggcagggcccagTACACGGCTTGGCCCGTGGCGACGCCGTGACGCTGCCCTCCCCGCAGAGGCTGTACTACGTGAAGGAGGCACATGGCATCGTGGTGACAGACGTGGCCTTCCTGCCCGAGAGCCGGCGGGGCCGGGAGCTGTTGGCTGAGAACGAGGCTGCCCTGCTCAGCGTGGCCGTGGACAGCCGCTGCAAGCTGCATCTGCTGCCCCCCAGGCGTACGTGCCCTGggcccctgggggggaggggtcctgcCCCCTACCCTGGCCCAGGCTGCTTCCCTGCTCCAGCTAGACCCTAGCAGGGCCCCTCTGATGCAGGGCCCCCCCCGCTTgatctgaggccctgccctgggttgatgccccctcccttcccggTGGCTGGTTCCCCCTGAGCCAGCTCCTTGTCTCCCACAGGCAGCTTCCCcgtgtggctgctgctgctgctctgcactgGCCTGGTGGTGGCCAccatcctgctgctgcagctggcctTCCCCGGCTTCCTGTAGGCGTGAGGAACCCTGCGGGGACAGCAAGAGACTCTGCCCCTCGGGGCCGTCGCCTGCCTGGTCCGGCCCGGCTCTGCCCCCGGGACGTGAAGCAGCTcagagacctgcagcccccccagccccacagcggGTGCTCCTGCTCAGGGcctggccccggccctgcctgcccaTGGTGGGGATGTGCGTGCCGGGTGTCTCCCTGCATGGGACGGGTGCTGCCTGAGCTCTCGGGAACGGTAAGATGCTCTGGGTGCGGGAGAGCCCAGTCTGTGCCAGTCGCCCCATGACGCCCGTCCAGCGACGTGCCAGCAGTGTCTACCCGTGCTCCTGCTGCAGCTCGCTGGCTGCCATTAAAACTGGAGTCTGACCGGTCGCTCCCCTGCCTGTGCATGCTGGGGGGCTGCCGAGCCCATGGGAGGAACTGCGGGGGTGCAATGAATAGAAAATCCTGTTTTCTCTACGGTGCCCCCCTGGGTCTGGGCCCAGGTTGGGCCAGTCACTGCACAAGACCCCAGCCAGTTGGCTCCACTGGCCCTGGGCCCGGTGTTGGGCAGGCCTGGCCTGGCACAAGCTCCTCTGAgccagagcctggctggggggagcccacCCTGTTCAGCTGCCCAGGGTGCACGGCCAtggttctgcccctcccccaggaggcAGGATATCCCCTGGGAAGAAGCTGGGCAGTGAGGCTCCCAAAGCTGGTCTCCATACAGCTCCCCCAGTCGTCCCCAGGCAGGGGTCCAGCAGGGCCTATCCCCTCTAGGGCCCAggtctcagccctgccccagagcccggcTGGCCCCCACAGTTGGTGTCGCTGCAGccgagccctggcctggtgccCTGTCTCCTCCCTGTAGCTCATAGAGGACAGGAGGTAGCCGGGCAGGAGCTTTATTGTGGGGCTGGGCGCTCGGGTCCCAGGCTGCAGCTCAGCTCCTGGCTGTGCTCGAAGGCGGCAGTGAGGAACTGGGCGAAGACGCGGTCCATGTAGCTCTCGTGCCGGGGGAAGAGCCCCTCCAGGAAGCCGATGTGCCCGCCACGTGCCGTCACCAGCACCGCCAGCGTGGGGAGACGCCGTGCCACAGCCAGGGGGATGGCTGAAAGAGAGCGAGTCAGGCAGGCCAGCCCCGCTgggcccagagcccccagccccccagcactcaccctgCAGCGGCGAGAAGGGGTCGTCGGCTGCGTTGAGGCACAGCACAGGCAGGCGCACGGCGTGTACCAAGTGCGAGGGGCTGGCGTCCCGGTAGTATGCAGCACACGTCCCGTAGCCGAACACCACAGCCGTGTAGCGCTCGTCAAACTCCCGGATGCTGCGtgcctggggcagagagggggtcaGGGCCAGGGGTGCGGCTGGGCAGGGGAGGATATGGCAGGGGGACACACAGCATACCTGCAGTACGTGCTCCACATCCACCTTCTCTGCAATCACCTTCCTGTGCCTGCAATGGGCCCCACAGTCAGCAGGGGACTGCCAAGCAGGACAGCCAAGAGCCCCCTGACCCGCATCAACCAGCCCCACAGCCTCCTGACACCCCCTGAACATGCCCCACACCTCCCCACCACATACAGGGGGTTGGAGGGTCAAGTATCAGCCCCCGAGTCCCCCCAACCTCTGTGTACCAGCCCTCCAggccccctgacccagccccacCGGCTCACGAGGTGGCAGAGGTTGGCCGTGAGGCGCCGGTTGAACAGCAGGAAGTTGAGCGGCTGCTCCAGCGAGCGGCTGGAATCCTCCGTGTCCCAGGGGACGGACAAGGTCATGGCAGCCACCAGCCCCGTGTTATGCCCCCGCTGCGCCAGGTACTTCAGCACCAGGATCCTGGGGAGACAGCACTGCAGGTGGGCTGGGGCTCGGGAttaacccttcccctccctgtgctgtgctgtgccagcccccctccccttccccagcttggGGGGGACAGACATTCACCACCACATACCTGGGAGATTAATCCCTCACCTCCCTGTGCCAGTCCCCggggagccccctgctcctcACCCGCCTAGCGAGACACCCACAGCCAGCAGTGGTGCCCGCGGGTGCTGGGCCTTGATGTGGGTGATCACGGTCTGCAGGTCCTCCGTGTTGCTTGCGCAGAAGGCTCTGGGGGTCTAAGAGTgagagcagagctgaggggggcagggtggCGGTGACCCCggggaggtggagctggggggggggtgtccctggctgacctcagttaATAGGGGCACCATGGAGCTAACAGGGATGTTCATGCCAGATCCCCCACTCTTGCATGGGAGGGGGGTCCTGGCCTCCCAGGGGCATGGGGAGGGTTCAACCCTGAGAGCTGTTTGCAGGTGGGATGGAGCAAAGTGCCACCAGACTGGGCCAGCTAGCCCAGgaccccagccctggcagcagccaatgccaggtgccccagagggcatgaacagagcagggaattgtcCAGTGATCCaccccgtcgcccattcccagctcctggcaaacagaggctgggacaccatccctgcccagcctggctaatagccattgatggacctggcctccaggaacttatctagttcttgtttgaacccTGTTCTAGTCTGGGCcgtcacaacatcccctagcaaggagttccacaggttggctgtgccttgtgtgaagaaacacttctgccttttgtttgttttaaacctgctgcctgttcatttcctttgatgGGCCCTTGTTCTTGTGGTATAAGGagtaaagaacacttccttagtcactctctccacaccactcaattttatagacctctgtcatatcccccctttgtcgTCTCTTTGCcgagctgaaaaatcccagtcttactaatctctccttAGACGGAAGCTGTTCTATCCCCTAATCCTTCCTGCACCTTTTCCAACCATAAAGGATCCTTTTCCGAGCTGGGCTGACAACAGCCGCCTGCAGTGTTCCAGGTGTGGGCGGCccgtggatttatacagaggtaaTCGGATATTTTCTGCTGTCTTATCCAGCCCCTTCCTCAGGGCTCCCCGGCTGCTGCTGCCCACGGAGCGGCTGTTCTCAGAGAACCAGCCCCAGGGAGGCCGAGATCTCTCTTGAGGGGTCACAGCTGGCTTAGCCCCATTGTTTTGCCTGTATAGATGGGACAgcagctctgccctcccctccaggGCCCATGGAGCATGCTGCCATCCACCCCCacagcctccagagccctgggccagGATCTCTGTGTTGGAGCCGCGCCTCAAGGCCCCCCCCGGGGACACAGCTCACtcaccagcagctcctccccctTGCACCCGCGGTTATTGAACACAACAGTCCTGGGAAGAGAGATGGGTgaggctccctgcccccttcccccacgacccctccatctccactctccatgtccccccttccccctccatccccacccctctgcattcccaccagccccccttcccccatgaCCCCTCCATCCTCACCCCTGCATCCCCACCAGCCCTTCCCCCATGACCCCTCCAtcctcactccccacacccccccttcccccatgacCCCTCCATCCTCACCCCTGCATCCCCACCAGCCCTCTTCCCCCATGACCCCTCCATCCTCACCCCTGCATCCCCACCAGCCCTTCCCCCATGACCCCTCCAtcctcactccccacacccccccttcccccatgacCCCTCCATCCTCACCCCTGCATCCCCACCAGCCCTCTTCCCCCATGACCCCTCCAtcctcactccccacacccctccatccccaccccccatatCCCACCTTCACCCAtgaccccaccagccccccttccccaatGCCCCGCAGAGGCTGGCACTGACCCAGATGCCTCACTCGGGGGCTGACCATGAGGCCGGGCCCCTGGGTCACCCGGGGTCCTGCTCCTGCGCAGCGTCTCACCTGAATCCCGCACGGGAGGCCTGCTGCACCAGGTGCAGGACGTAGGTGGCCTGGCTGTTGCTGGTGAGGcctggcagcagcaggacagtGGGGCGTGTGCCAGGCTCCGGGTACCGCTGGATCTCTGCATTGTCCACCcagtccagcagcagctgccctcCATCCGCCGTGCGGAGCAACTCGCTGGgcagggagcacagggtggggtgaGCCCCGGGCAGCAGAGGCCTGGGCCGCACCCCATGGGCACAGCCTGGGAGTCACGGAGCAGCCCAGCTTGAGAACCCAGCACGCACCTTCGGTAGGAGACCTGGAGCCGGGACTGGAGGAAGAAACGCAGcagggtctggagccgcccctcgAAGCACCAGGGTGTGGGGTAGAAGGGCTCGCAGACGACGGGGCAGTGCGCCTCCAGGAAGCTGCAGAACGACAGCCCACCCACCAGCAGGGGCCTCTGGGGAGAGATTCGGGGAGAGCTGAGGCCAGCCCGAGCCCAAGGATgggcctggctcccaggccccagcagctccagcacgGCCTGGCTTGTCAGAGCCCGTCAAGCTCGCAGGCCCTGGCACAAGCCATGGCCACGGCCCCCAAGATCCCGCGACATGGAGCTGAGCCAGCAGGGACAgagcctggccccagctcacatGTCGAGAGGCCCTGCTAGCTGATCCCATCCAGCCcccaggtgctgggagcaggggtgtgcaGGCAGCAcccgggggtgggtgggggtcacCGTCATCCCCGAGCAACCAGACTCCAGGGTacggccctgccccacccagctgAGGCGGGCCGGGCGGCGCCGTTCTAGGTCAGAGGTGAGATGGGGCCACAGGACGAGGGCAGAGAGGAACCAGGAACAGAGATGCACCacgtgggggctgggagggagcggCTGTCCCCCAGGGCACCCCTGACAGACTTGTGGGGCCAATGCCCAGAGCAGAGGGATCAGGGGGCTGACGGGAGGTCGTTCTCATCACAGCTCGGCCAGCTGGCATTCAGCATCCGAAAACACGGAGACAAATGCCAGCAGGCCCGGGGCTGCGGCCTGGGGCACTAGGCTCTGTTCCAGCCTGGAGGGGCCCTTCCCTGCTtcagcccctgcctcccagccacaGCGGCTCCCCCCAGGGGAAGTGAGACACTCCCCAGCTGTGCGATGGGGCAAGGACGCTTCTCCGGGACTGACCTGAAACAAGGTCAGCGCAGCCGTGCCCAGGAACCTGGCTGGGGCGTCGGGCACCGCCCGGGACAGGCTGCACCCAGCTGGCGAGTCCCAGCCACCGGCCAGGCCAGAACAATCCCCCAAGGGCTTGGAGGGAGcaaaccagcaggaggcagcgcAGCCCCAGGGGAcgggtccctgccccccaacagctGGTTGTCAGTTCTGAGCTCCAGGCTAGGAGGGGTCAGGCCCCAACTGAGGCCCCTGGGGACAtcagtgctggaactggggggctgctgcacccccagcttgGCGTGGTCTCCATCATCTCCAGGTTCAGTGGCTTCGAGCGCCCCCACTACACAGTctcagcccccctgcctgggaaggaggggtTATTTGTGCTGGGAGGGGTGTCACAGCGAGGGGGGGCtcttggggttgggaccccccaTCGCTCCCAGCTCGGGCGGGGCTCAGAGCTGTCCCACAGGCAGCgccagggctccagcccaggccagACAGCGCCCCGCGACCCTACAGCCGGGACACGCGGGACCGACCCCACACCCCGCAGCGCTGCCCAgatggaccccccccccccgggacctgaCCGGACAgaccgacccccccccccgcgagcTGACCGGACagaccgacccccccccccccgcgctgcCTGGACggaccaaccccccccccccgcgagctGACCGGACAGACCGACCCCCCCCCGCGAGCTGACCGGACGGACCGACCCCACACCCCGCAGCGCTGCCCAGATGGACCGACCCCCCCCCCGCGAGCTGACCGGACAGACCGACCCCCCCCCCGCGAGCTGACCGGACGGACCGACCCCACACCCCGCAGCGCTGCCCAGATGGACCGACCCCCGCGAGCTGACCGGACAgaccgacccccccccccgcgagcTGACCGGACGGACCGACCCCACACCCCGCAGCGCTGCCCAGATGgaccgacccccccccccgggacctgaCCGGACGGACCGACCCCCCCCGCGAGCTGACCGGACGGACCTGCGCGACGCACACCCAGTAGTAGCCCAGGAAGGCGGCGCTGGCGGCCAGGAGCAgcggctccccccagccccggaACAGCAGCTCGGGCACGagc
Encoded proteins:
- the ABHD1 gene encoding protein ABHD1 isoform X13, which translates into the protein MATGRCCRGGVCPSQRWLLARAGPAGSCQTQAAAGWGGRWGSCPSCCSGAGGSRCSWPPAPPSWATTGCASRSPGSRSPTEASCSARRMEGSCCWTGWTMQRSSGTRSLAHAPLSCCCQASPATARPPTSCTWCSRPPVRDSGLLCSITAGARGRSCWILVLKYLAQRGHNTGLVAAMTLSVPWDTEDSSRSLEQPLNFLLFNRRLTANLCHLVSRHRKVIAEKVDVEHVLQVCCVSPCHILPCPAAPLALTPSLPQARSIREFDERYTAVVFGYGTCAAYYRDASPSHLVHAVRLPVLCLNAADDPFSPLQGECWGAGGSGPSGAGLPDSLSFSHPPGCGTASPHAGGAGDGTWRAHRLPGGALPPARELHGPRLRPVPHCRLRAQPGAELQPGTRAPSPTIKLLPGYLLSSMSYREETGHQARARLQRHQLWGPAGLWGRAETWALEGIGPAGPLPGDDWGSCMETSFGSLTAQLLPRGYPASWGRGRTMAVHPGQLNRVGSPQPGSGSEELVPGQACPTPGPGPVEPTGWGLVQ
- the ABHD1 gene encoding protein ABHD1 isoform X4, which codes for MATGRCCRGGVCPSQRWLLARAGPAGSCQTQAAAGWGGRWGSCPSCCSGAGGSRCSWPPAPPSWATTGCASRSFLEAHCPVVCEPFYPTPWCFEGRLQTLLRFFLQSRLQVSYRRCVLGSQAGLLRDSQAVPMGCGPGLCCPGLTPPCAPCPASCSARRMEGSCCWTGWTMQRSSGTRSLAHAPLSCCCQASPATARPPTSCTWCSRPPVRDSGLLCSITAGARGRSCWILVLKYLAQRGHNTGLVAAMTLSVPWDTEDSSRSLEQPLNFLLFNRRLTANLCHLVSRHRKVIAEKVDVEHVLQVCCVSPCHILPCPAAPLALTPSLPQARSIREFDERYTAVVFGYGTCAAYYRDASPSHLVHAVRLPVLCLNAADDPFSPLQGECWGAGGSGPSGAGLPDSLSFSHPPGCGTASPHAGGAGDGTWRAHRLPGGALPPARELHGPRLRPVPHCRLRAQPGAELQPGTRAPSPTIKLLPGYLLSSMSYREETGHQARARLQRHQLWGPAGLWGRAETWALEGIGPAGPLPGDDWGSCMETSFGSLTAQLLPRGYPASWGRGRTMAVHPGQLNRVGSPQPGSGSEELVPGQACPTPGPGPVEPTGWGLVQ
- the ABHD1 gene encoding protein ABHD1 isoform X7, whose translation is MATGRCCRGGVCPSQRWLLARAGPAGSCQTQAAAGWGGRWGSCPSCCSGAGGSRCSWPPAPPSWATTGCASRRGPCWWVGCRSAASWRRTAPSSASPSTPHPGASRGGSRPCCVSSSSPGSRSPTEASCSARRMEGSCCWTGWTMQRSSGTRSLAHAPLSCCCQASPATARPPTSCTWCSRPPVRDSGLLCSITAGARGRSCWILVLKYLAQRGHNTGLVAAMTLSVPWDTEDSSRSLEQPLNFLLFNRRLTANLCHLVSRHRKVIAEKVDVEHVLQVCCVSPCHILPCPAAPLALTPSLPQARSIREFDERYTAVVFGYGTCAAYYRDASPSHLVHAVRLPVLCLNAADDPFSPLQGECWGAGGSGPSGAGLPDSLSFSHPPGCGTASPHAGGAGDGTWRAHRLPGGALPPARELHGPRLRPVPHCRLRAQPGAELQPGTRAPSPTIKLLPGYLLSSMSYREETGHQARARLQRHQLWGPAGLWGRAETWALEGIGPAGPLPGDDWGSCMETSFGSLTAQLLPRGYPASWGRGRTMAVHPGQLNRVGSPQPGSGSEELVPGQACPTPGPGPVEPTGWGLVQ